In one Candidatus Nomurabacteria bacterium genomic region, the following are encoded:
- the pglX gene encoding BREX-1 system adenine-specific DNA-methyltransferase PglX: protein MDKKLLKDFAMKSRETLTALVAAKLQAMHVTEDIAWVQKGEVYQAIIDGRNVTLYPSDKDRYDKLRAAVKAEGIKQITEKAAYTWFNRIVAIRYMELREMLPQGKHNEWLGIRVLSDGNNEPDPEILKISNLRRADLDLPLNADDIIKLPRDDQKFREVLFAVVKKLGAVMPDVFNGDTTSINFLLPDNLLGSGGFVNEILKLPVECFDRVEVIGWLYQYYNQAEKDIAMKKKSAVEKDEIPYVTQIFTPDWIVKYMVENSLGRYWLEHGGDPKLADNWKYLIKSDQQVTTTKTMPNIEDVTFIDPCMGSGHILVYAFEVFYQIYRSLGYAPEQIPEKILSHNIYGLDIDDRAKQLSILSAMLVAREYDKDIFSKDIQLNITSVAESNGMSSLPDLLKGASKDTAEYLLDAFRDAKEYGSILRVKSQNYTDLQSQLEELSPIEKPLYYAKTKQLIHQADILSKKYTIAVTNPPYMNKYDAKLKAYIGANYPETKSDMYSVFMEVLSDHLVSGGRMAMVTPDSWMSLTGQAKLRERLENEAHISSMIHLGNGAFPDVVVSTTAFTLVKGDAISIGDYIRDVTGNEKTKYATALAAIDDPHHPLRYRASNADFEVFPGKIIAYWASEAVRKAFVIGVNLRGSAWEPRQGAATSDNNRFLRLWYEVNSTKTNLNAESAIEATQSAKKWFPYNKGGEFRKWYGNNDFLINYENDGEELKGYAKSLYKSATRTIKSISEYFKPSITWSKISSGSIAFRYKPAGHIFDVAGTSIFADDAQDLKYLQGVLNSSVILKISSYLSPTLNFEVGQIATYPIIQSPQYRDEVIRLVEECRELSKADWDAFETSWDFERHPLLPTSGETKLSDMYAVWESTAEDRWSQLKANEERLNEIFIEVYGMQGELTPEVEDKYVSVRKADQSREARSLLSYFVGVIFGRYSLDSLGLNFAGGEWDASAQGKLVDEDNIVPIMDGEYYTDDIVKKLRDFLVAVYGEATLHANMDWLANALGRKSHENAEDTLRRYFVDDFFADHFKVYGKRPIYWQLSSGKQNGFKALFYLHRYQPNLVATVRTQYLLNTQNIYTKRLAELEAKTTLNNDELRLKNDLVAKLAEIKSYDALIGVAASEAIELDLDDGVKTNYPKLSHAAAGVKPGSEILETKGVKL, encoded by the coding sequence TATGAAATCGCGCGAAACGCTGACCGCGCTTGTTGCCGCCAAACTTCAAGCCATGCACGTCACCGAAGATATCGCCTGGGTGCAAAAAGGCGAAGTTTACCAGGCTATCATCGATGGCCGTAATGTCACACTGTACCCGAGTGACAAAGACCGTTACGACAAGCTTCGTGCCGCAGTCAAAGCCGAAGGTATCAAGCAGATCACCGAAAAAGCCGCCTACACCTGGTTCAACCGCATTGTCGCCATCCGCTACATGGAGCTTCGCGAGATGTTACCACAGGGCAAACACAACGAATGGCTCGGTATTCGCGTATTATCAGACGGCAACAACGAACCCGACCCAGAAATCCTAAAGATCAGTAACTTGCGAAGAGCAGATCTCGACCTCCCGCTAAACGCCGATGATATCATCAAACTCCCACGCGACGACCAAAAGTTCCGCGAGGTACTGTTTGCCGTTGTCAAAAAGCTCGGGGCAGTCATGCCAGACGTCTTCAACGGCGACACGACTAGCATTAACTTCCTGCTTCCAGACAACTTGCTCGGCAGCGGCGGTTTTGTCAATGAAATCCTCAAACTCCCCGTAGAGTGCTTCGACAGGGTCGAAGTCATCGGCTGGCTGTACCAATACTACAACCAAGCCGAAAAAGACATCGCCATGAAAAAGAAGTCGGCGGTCGAAAAAGATGAGATCCCCTATGTCACCCAGATTTTCACCCCTGACTGGATCGTCAAATACATGGTCGAAAACTCCCTTGGTCGCTACTGGCTGGAGCATGGCGGCGACCCTAAGCTAGCCGACAACTGGAAATACTTGATCAAGAGCGACCAGCAAGTGACGACGACAAAGACTATGCCGAACATCGAAGACGTCACGTTTATCGACCCCTGCATGGGTAGTGGGCACATCCTCGTCTACGCCTTTGAGGTGTTTTACCAGATTTATCGTTCGCTGGGCTACGCCCCAGAGCAAATTCCAGAAAAGATCCTCTCGCACAACATCTACGGCCTGGATATCGATGACCGCGCTAAACAACTATCAATCCTCTCGGCTATGCTTGTGGCCAGGGAGTACGACAAAGACATATTCAGCAAAGACATTCAGCTGAATATTACTAGTGTCGCCGAAAGCAACGGCATGAGCAGCCTGCCAGACCTACTGAAAGGCGCCAGCAAAGACACCGCCGAATACCTACTCGACGCCTTTCGTGATGCCAAAGAATACGGCAGTATATTGCGAGTCAAATCGCAAAACTACACCGACCTGCAAAGCCAGCTAGAAGAATTATCCCCAATAGAGAAACCACTTTACTACGCCAAAACAAAACAGCTCATCCACCAAGCAGACATTCTAAGTAAAAAGTACACGATTGCGGTGACGAATCCGCCGTATATGAACAAATACGACGCCAAATTAAAAGCCTACATTGGTGCAAATTATCCCGAGACTAAGTCGGATATGTACTCCGTATTTATGGAAGTCCTAAGTGATCATCTCGTTAGCGGCGGACGCATGGCAATGGTCACACCGGATAGCTGGATGTCCTTGACGGGGCAAGCCAAACTTCGCGAGCGTCTAGAAAACGAAGCTCACATATCGAGCATGATTCACCTTGGTAATGGCGCGTTCCCAGATGTCGTCGTGTCTACGACCGCATTTACGCTCGTAAAGGGCGATGCTATTTCGATCGGCGATTACATCCGAGATGTTACCGGCAACGAGAAAACCAAGTATGCCACCGCACTCGCCGCCATCGACGATCCGCACCACCCTCTCCGCTACCGCGCCAGCAACGCCGATTTCGAGGTATTCCCGGGCAAGATTATTGCGTATTGGGCGAGCGAGGCTGTGAGGAAGGCTTTTGTCATTGGCGTCAATCTAAGGGGCAGTGCGTGGGAGCCTAGGCAGGGGGCGGCCACTTCTGATAATAATCGCTTTCTTAGATTATGGTATGAAGTTAATAGCACGAAAACTAATCTGAACGCCGAATCTGCGATCGAAGCAACACAATCTGCAAAAAAGTGGTTCCCGTACAACAAGGGCGGCGAATTTCGTAAGTGGTACGGTAATAATGACTTCTTAATTAACTATGAAAATGACGGCGAAGAATTAAAGGGTTACGCTAAAAGCCTATATAAATCAGCAACTCGCACAATAAAAAGTATTAGTGAATATTTCAAACCAAGTATAACTTGGTCAAAAATCTCGTCCGGTTCGATTGCATTTCGTTACAAACCAGCCGGACATATCTTTGATGTAGCAGGTACAAGTATATTCGCCGACGATGCTCAGGATCTCAAGTATCTTCAAGGCGTGCTTAACAGCAGTGTAATATTAAAAATATCTAGTTATTTATCGCCAACCCTCAACTTCGAAGTTGGTCAAATCGCGACTTATCCAATTATCCAATCGCCGCAATATCGCGATGAAGTCATTCGCCTGGTCGAAGAATGTCGTGAACTCAGTAAAGCCGATTGGGACGCCTTTGAAACTTCATGGGACTTCGAGCGTCATCCACTCTTGCCGACGAGTGGCGAGACCAAGCTAAGTGACATGTACGCCGTCTGGGAATCAACCGCCGAGGATCGCTGGAGTCAGCTAAAAGCCAACGAAGAGCGGCTGAACGAAATCTTCATTGAAGTTTACGGCATGCAGGGTGAACTGACGCCGGAGGTAGAAGACAAATATGTCAGTGTGCGCAAGGCCGACCAGTCGCGCGAAGCTCGCTCGCTGCTGTCGTATTTCGTCGGTGTCATCTTTGGTCGCTATAGCCTCGATAGCCTCGGACTCAACTTCGCCGGTGGCGAGTGGGACGCCAGCGCACAAGGTAAACTAGTCGACGAAGATAACATCGTACCGATCATGGATGGCGAATACTACACTGACGATATAGTGAAGAAACTGCGCGACTTCCTCGTGGCCGTCTACGGCGAAGCAACGCTGCACGCAAACATGGACTGGCTTGCCAATGCCCTGGGGCGCAAATCGCACGAAAACGCCGAAGATACACTGCGCCGCTACTTTGTCGATGATTTCTTTGCCGACCATTTCAAAGTTTACGGCAAACGCCCAATCTACTGGCAACTCAGCAGCGGTAAACAAAACGGCTTCAAAGCATTGTTTTACCTGCACCGCTACCAGCCAAATCTCGTAGCCACCGTCCGTACGCAGTATTTGCTTAACACCCAAAACATCTACACCAAGCGCCTAGCCGAGCTGGAGGCAAAAACGACGCTAAACAACGACGAACTCCGCCTAAAAAACGACCTCGTGGCCAAACTCGCCGAGATCAAAAGCTACGACGCACTGATCGGCGTGGCCGCCAGCGAAGCCATAGAGCTCGACCTCGACGACGGCGTTAAGACAAACTACCCCAAGCTCAGCCACGCCGCTGCAGGCGTAAAGCCTGGCAGTGAAATCCTCGAGACGAAAGGGGTCAAGCTATGA
- the pglZ gene encoding BREX-1 system phosphatase PglZ type A, translating to MNQEIVNGLAKLLHNPSIAGRRIVTWYDADGANAEYLDDIKQALLDDGIDVEIVIFDDNPLFVRYHVLNEVRESNVIIYRPTEQPESVDNQLLDIELANASDVFIPDESTLTLTALGLSDQFRGVVKRNGRFFKNQKRARDIKKFLPVSEPNDLQMAIFATLFDANDARLEQVLAAIFVNYRQSRDDFTNTLKFVDSEALASLLSEYFGSQAVDIEKLDNLWESVLISYFKSTVSADIDFGRFKSFVLPNHGNIRIFVRDVMRLFPDEFTAFSADVNKKFGLVRLLEGRELAEYIDSDAFAEIDDIVITEMIKRLSDKDDIAELLRSREVGFYYVARKADYQMLAAANNFRTTARRIMTEVKSVDRDTAISRYADELYKVDTAYRHFNYYYDRTDKTDEYMELAKQIEYLYGEEWMLKLAEKWEESSEGENWTATKHSILSEFYSKYLTPHDDKKDRVFVIISDGLRYEVAKEIAEQQKLIATGGDISTSFALALLPSITPVGMAALLPHDKLEFDGETVLADGMKTDASNRDKVLKAANPDNLAIKYEEVRAMKKSEWKSFFSGKKYVYIYHDKIDITGEHDDMATFAAASDAIREITDLITDLHTTFSGVNVLVTADHGFFYETGTVESRRKMPKIPEAGKQKARYAITAAPDKSAMSYRLSDMFEGNTKYINTPHSKVIFAKQGGVGRYYHGGALPQEVVVPIVNFKSSRTSTARDRVGITYIGISLKITNTITRLRFLQSEPVSTDRIAGRYKAWFEDASGAKISDEVTIIADSTEKDAGSREYQEKFVFAARQYSPEETYFLVIEDEDGVEVERIDFKVDIAITNDLGL from the coding sequence ATGAATCAAGAGATCGTAAATGGCCTAGCTAAACTTCTACATAACCCAAGCATTGCCGGGCGGCGAATCGTTACCTGGTACGACGCCGATGGGGCGAATGCTGAATATTTAGACGATATCAAACAGGCACTGCTGGATGACGGCATTGACGTCGAGATTGTTATCTTCGACGACAATCCGCTATTTGTGCGTTACCATGTACTAAATGAGGTGCGTGAGAGCAATGTCATCATCTACCGACCAACCGAACAGCCAGAGAGCGTCGATAATCAGTTGCTCGACATCGAACTGGCCAACGCCAGCGACGTGTTTATACCAGACGAATCAACCCTGACGTTGACGGCGCTAGGGCTTTCCGACCAGTTCCGTGGTGTCGTGAAACGCAATGGGCGATTCTTCAAAAACCAAAAGCGGGCTCGGGATATCAAGAAGTTTCTGCCCGTGAGTGAACCAAATGACTTACAGATGGCGATATTCGCCACACTGTTTGACGCCAATGATGCCCGCCTAGAGCAGGTGTTGGCTGCGATATTCGTGAACTACAGGCAATCACGTGATGATTTTACCAACACACTGAAGTTTGTAGATAGCGAAGCACTCGCTAGCTTGTTGAGTGAGTATTTCGGGTCTCAAGCAGTCGATATCGAAAAGCTCGATAACTTGTGGGAATCGGTGCTCATCAGTTACTTCAAGTCTACGGTGAGCGCAGACATAGACTTCGGTAGGTTCAAGAGCTTTGTGCTGCCAAACCACGGTAACATCCGTATCTTTGTGCGCGATGTGATGCGCCTGTTTCCAGATGAGTTTACGGCGTTTTCCGCTGATGTTAACAAAAAGTTCGGTCTAGTTAGATTACTTGAAGGCCGTGAACTAGCGGAATATATCGACAGCGACGCCTTCGCCGAGATTGACGATATCGTGATTACAGAGATGATCAAACGACTCTCAGACAAAGATGATATAGCTGAGCTGCTCCGTAGCCGCGAAGTCGGGTTTTACTATGTGGCGCGAAAAGCTGACTACCAGATGCTTGCTGCTGCCAACAACTTCCGCACCACAGCACGCCGAATCATGACAGAAGTAAAAAGCGTCGATCGAGACACCGCAATCTCGCGTTACGCCGACGAGTTATACAAAGTCGATACAGCCTACCGTCATTTTAACTATTACTATGACCGTACCGATAAAACCGATGAGTACATGGAGCTGGCAAAGCAAATCGAGTATCTGTACGGCGAAGAATGGATGCTGAAGCTTGCCGAAAAATGGGAAGAATCTTCGGAGGGTGAAAACTGGACGGCAACCAAGCACTCAATACTCAGTGAGTTTTATAGCAAGTACCTAACACCGCACGACGATAAAAAAGACCGCGTATTCGTGATTATATCTGACGGCCTACGCTACGAAGTCGCCAAAGAAATTGCCGAGCAGCAAAAACTAATTGCTACCGGTGGCGATATCTCGACCAGCTTCGCCCTAGCGCTGCTGCCGTCTATCACACCCGTTGGCATGGCGGCATTGCTCCCGCACGACAAACTAGAGTTTGACGGCGAAACAGTGCTGGCAGACGGCATGAAAACCGACGCCAGCAACCGCGACAAGGTGCTAAAAGCCGCCAACCCAGACAACTTGGCTATTAAATACGAAGAAGTCCGCGCCATGAAGAAGTCAGAGTGGAAATCGTTCTTTTCTGGCAAAAAATACGTCTATATTTACCACGACAAAATCGACATCACCGGCGAGCACGACGACATGGCGACATTTGCCGCCGCGAGCGACGCGATTCGTGAAATCACTGATCTCATCACCGACCTACATACGACATTTAGCGGCGTTAATGTACTCGTCACTGCCGATCACGGGTTTTTCTACGAAACCGGCACAGTAGAGTCACGACGCAAAATGCCGAAGATTCCCGAGGCTGGCAAGCAGAAAGCTCGCTATGCGATAACCGCCGCACCAGACAAGTCGGCTATGAGCTACCGACTCAGTGATATGTTCGAAGGCAATACTAAGTACATCAATACGCCACACTCCAAGGTCATCTTTGCCAAGCAGGGTGGCGTCGGCCGATACTACCATGGCGGCGCACTGCCACAAGAAGTCGTCGTACCGATTGTCAACTTCAAATCCTCACGCACCAGTACAGCTAGGGACAGAGTAGGAATTACCTATATCGGCATCTCGCTCAAAATCACCAATACTATTACGCGTCTGCGCTTCCTGCAAAGCGAGCCAGTTAGTACTGACCGGATAGCTGGTCGCTACAAGGCGTGGTTTGAGGACGCTAGCGGTGCAAAAATATCCGACGAAGTAACGATCATAGCCGATTCGACCGAAAAGGATGCCGGAAGCCGCGAATATCAAGAGAAGTTTGTGTTTGCAGCGCGGCAGTACAGCCCGGAAGAGACATACTTCTTGGTGATTGAAGATGAAGATGGCGTAGAAGTTGAGCGAATAGATTTCAAGGTAGATATAGCAATAACCAACGATTTAGGATTATAG